Proteins encoded within one genomic window of Formosa agariphila KMM 3901:
- a CDS encoding iron-containing alcohol dehydrogenase, producing the protein MNNFQYKNPTNIIFGKDTIAKLAEEIPADAKVLMLYGGGSIKKNGIYDQVKTALKDIEHFEFGGIPANPEYAVLLEALKVIKDKEITYLLAVGGGSVIDGTKFLAAAGVFEGDTPWDILTNKKPTLQAMPFGTVLTLPATGSEMNSGAVITRAETKEKLAMGGAGLFPAFSILDPQVITSIPRRQLVNGITDAFTHVLEQYMTYPAGALLQDRFAESIMQTLLEVAPKVLEDPSDYDAASNFMWSCTMALNGLIQKGVPTDWAVHAMGHELTALFGIDHARTLAIIAPSHYQYNFESKKEKLAQYAERIWNVTEGSLEDKAYAAIEKTESFFNDMGIDTKLSKYTNEFEGTAEIIANRFTERGWLGLGEHQSLKPEDVETIVHMAY; encoded by the coding sequence ATGAACAATTTTCAATATAAAAATCCAACAAACATCATTTTCGGAAAAGATACAATCGCAAAATTAGCAGAAGAAATTCCTGCTGATGCAAAAGTATTAATGCTTTACGGTGGTGGTAGTATTAAAAAGAATGGTATTTACGATCAAGTAAAAACAGCTTTAAAGGATATTGAACATTTTGAGTTTGGAGGTATTCCTGCCAATCCAGAATATGCAGTATTACTTGAAGCATTAAAAGTTATAAAAGACAAAGAGATTACATATTTATTAGCTGTAGGTGGTGGTTCTGTAATAGACGGAACTAAATTTTTAGCTGCCGCAGGTGTCTTTGAAGGTGATACACCTTGGGATATTTTAACTAATAAAAAACCAACATTACAAGCGATGCCTTTTGGTACTGTGTTAACTTTACCTGCAACGGGTTCTGAAATGAATTCTGGAGCTGTAATTACACGTGCAGAAACTAAAGAGAAATTAGCAATGGGTGGTGCTGGATTATTTCCTGCATTCTCTATTCTAGATCCACAAGTTATCACATCTATTCCTAGACGTCAGTTAGTGAATGGAATTACAGATGCTTTTACTCATGTTTTAGAACAGTACATGACCTACCCTGCCGGTGCTTTACTACAAGATCGTTTTGCAGAAAGTATCATGCAAACACTTTTAGAAGTTGCTCCTAAAGTTTTAGAAGACCCTTCAGATTATGATGCGGCATCTAACTTTATGTGGAGTTGCACAATGGCATTAAACGGCTTGATTCAAAAAGGAGTACCTACAGATTGGGCTGTACATGCAATGGGACACGAATTAACTGCGCTTTTTGGTATCGACCACGCACGTACATTAGCAATTATTGCACCAAGTCATTACCAATATAATTTTGAATCTAAAAAAGAGAAATTAGCACAATATGCAGAACGTATATGGAATGTTACCGAAGGTTCTTTAGAAGATAAAGCTTATGCTGCTATCGAAAAAACGGAATCCTTTTTTAATGATATGGGTATAGATACAAAACTATCTAAATACACAAATGAATTTGAAGGTACTGCAGAAATTATTGCCAACCGTTTTACAGAACGTGGTTGGTTAGGTTTAGGAGAACACCAATCGCTTAAACCAGAAGATGTAGAAACCATTGTACATATGGCTTATTAA
- a CDS encoding SIR2 family protein, which translates to MKYLYLNGKKSVAIQIKDGTENEIENVLINGSIHEFKEEDNPNKMDYAIKSKRNMYEQFLNNQFENLSVLTGAGSSVGIGETNQGRLLSQLWDDVEIKITLPILERFCDLVGYTDRNEKKDTRIKNLEKLLSIANIAKNYKVDAPEEGTDPIKIDEIIKTVETVIKINCTLTLPENSPHKFFLDKITKRKVTAPRIKIFTLNYDTLFEQAARNSNYTIIDGFSFSIPRKFSGRNFDYDIVSRNSSRVKEEDNFINKVFHLYKPHGSIDWEKNGDDIYQKDNVEAPLMIYPKDSKYESSYDQPFFEMMSRFQQSLRNDNVLLICIGFSFNDKHIVSAIIEALEQNPSFQLMVVNKGIDDWSESFKPFFEAAKNYNNIALVDEKFADFAEHYPDLKSYNHEDTKKIIINNNISPNV; encoded by the coding sequence ATGAAATATTTATACCTAAACGGTAAAAAATCTGTTGCTATTCAAATTAAAGATGGAACAGAAAATGAGATTGAAAATGTATTAATAAATGGTTCTATACATGAGTTCAAAGAGGAAGATAATCCCAACAAAATGGATTACGCAATTAAGTCTAAGCGTAATATGTATGAGCAATTTTTAAACAATCAATTTGAAAATTTATCAGTATTAACAGGAGCAGGTTCTTCTGTAGGAATTGGAGAAACAAATCAGGGAAGATTACTATCTCAATTATGGGATGATGTAGAAATTAAAATCACATTACCAATACTAGAAAGGTTTTGCGATTTAGTTGGTTATACCGATCGTAACGAAAAGAAAGATACTCGAATAAAAAATCTCGAGAAACTATTGTCGATAGCTAATATTGCAAAAAATTATAAGGTTGATGCACCAGAGGAAGGCACCGATCCAATTAAAATAGATGAAATTATCAAAACAGTAGAGACAGTTATAAAAATAAATTGCACACTAACTTTACCTGAAAATAGTCCTCATAAGTTTTTTTTAGATAAAATTACAAAAAGGAAAGTAACAGCCCCTAGAATTAAAATTTTTACTTTAAATTATGATACTTTATTTGAACAAGCTGCTAGAAATAGTAATTACACAATTATAGATGGTTTTTCATTTTCTATTCCAAGAAAATTTAGTGGACGAAACTTTGATTATGATATAGTATCAAGAAACTCAAGTAGAGTTAAAGAGGAAGATAATTTTATAAATAAGGTTTTTCATCTATACAAACCACACGGTTCAATTGATTGGGAAAAGAATGGTGATGATATTTATCAAAAAGATAATGTTGAAGCCCCTTTAATGATTTATCCAAAAGACAGCAAGTATGAAAGCTCATATGATCAGCCTTTCTTTGAAATGATGTCACGTTTCCAGCAAAGTTTAAGAAATGACAATGTTTTGCTAATTTGTATTGGATTTAGTTTCAATGATAAGCATATAGTTTCTGCGATAATAGAGGCTTTAGAGCAAAATCCGAGTTTTCAACTTATGGTTGTAAACAAGGGAATTGATGATTGGTCTGAAAGTTTCAAACCCTTTTTTGAGGCTGCTAAAAATTATAATAATATAGCGTTAGTAGATGAAAAGTTTGCTGATTTTGCAGAACACTACCCAGATTTAAAATCTTATAATCATGAGGATACTAAAAAAATTATAATAAATAATAATATATCTCCTAATGTCTAA
- a CDS encoding type 1 glutamine amidotransferase domain-containing protein, protein MKILFVLTSHDTLGDTGAKTGFWIEEFASPYYALLDNGADITIATPKGGQAPIDPNSDTEETATAATKRFETDPETQDRIKNTVPLSSINPSDYEAVFYPGGHGPLWDLANDETSIKLIERFNAANKPIGFVCHAPAALKSVKNVDGTPLVQGKKVTGFSNSEEAAVQLTDVVPFLVEDMLKANGGIYSKGDDWAVHVLQDGNLITGQNPASSELVAETLLKVIKPLIND, encoded by the coding sequence ATGAAAATATTATTTGTCTTAACATCACACGATACATTAGGAGATACAGGAGCAAAAACTGGATTTTGGATTGAAGAATTCGCAAGTCCGTATTATGCTTTACTAGACAACGGTGCCGACATTACCATTGCAACACCTAAAGGTGGACAAGCCCCTATTGATCCAAATAGTGATACTGAAGAAACTGCAACAGCAGCAACAAAACGTTTTGAAACAGATCCAGAAACTCAAGATAGAATTAAAAACACAGTGCCATTATCTAGCATAAACCCTAGCGATTATGAAGCTGTATTTTATCCAGGAGGTCACGGACCACTTTGGGATTTAGCTAACGATGAAACGTCTATTAAATTAATAGAACGTTTTAATGCGGCTAATAAACCTATCGGATTTGTATGTCATGCACCTGCGGCTTTAAAAAGTGTAAAGAATGTAGATGGGACACCTTTAGTACAAGGAAAAAAAGTAACAGGTTTTTCGAATTCTGAAGAAGCGGCCGTACAACTAACAGATGTTGTTCCATTTTTAGTGGAAGATATGTTGAAAGCTAATGGTGGAATTTACTCTAAAGGAGACGATTGGGCCGTTCACGTTTTACAAGACGGAAATTTAATTACAGGTCAGAATCCAGCATCGTCTGAATTGGTTGCTGAAACACTTTTAAAAGTGATTAAACCTTTAATAAACGACTAA
- a CDS encoding peroxiredoxin-like family protein, whose amino-acid sequence MKNLREQTDAKIAEGRLKNPDFMKGVDAVIEEAKTFEQGGNAIKVGEKAPKFKLPNARGKSVSLDNLLENGPVVISFYRGDWCPYCNLQIKALQDILSDIHDLGANLVAISPQVPDESLSIDEISKMDFGVLSDQDAKVAFQYGVAWEVPEFLAEHMREDRGLDLEQINNGNATMLPIPATFVLNREGVVKWSFVDVDYRKRSEPSDIIKALKSLF is encoded by the coding sequence ATGAAAAATTTAAGAGAACAAACTGATGCTAAAATAGCAGAAGGCCGATTAAAAAATCCTGACTTCATGAAAGGCGTAGATGCTGTAATTGAAGAGGCTAAAACTTTTGAACAAGGTGGTAACGCCATTAAAGTTGGAGAGAAAGCACCAAAATTTAAGTTACCAAATGCTAGAGGTAAATCTGTTTCGTTAGACAATTTATTAGAAAACGGTCCTGTAGTAATTTCGTTTTATCGTGGGGATTGGTGTCCGTATTGCAACTTACAAATTAAAGCATTACAAGATATTTTAAGCGACATTCATGACTTGGGAGCCAACCTAGTTGCTATTAGTCCGCAAGTACCAGACGAGAGTTTGTCCATAGATGAGATTAGTAAAATGGATTTTGGCGTATTGTCTGATCAAGATGCTAAAGTTGCTTTTCAATACGGTGTAGCTTGGGAAGTCCCTGAATTTTTAGCAGAACATATGCGTGAAGATCGCGGATTAGATTTAGAACAAATCAATAACGGTAATGCAACAATGTTACCTATTCCAGCGACGTTTGTTTTAAACCGTGAAGGTGTTGTAAAATGGAGCTTTGTCGATGTAGACTATAGAAAACGTTCTGAACCAAGTGATATTATTAAAGCGTTAAAGAGTTTATTTTAA
- a CDS encoding NADP-dependent oxidoreductase translates to MNQTILLKSRPEGTPQLSNFEFQKQDETLQISEGELLLETKYISVDPYLRGRMSDAKSYVPPFQLNEPISSGVVAKVIATKNDNFKEGDYVSGSLAWKTQQVSSGEGLTKVNADLAPLSAYLGVLGMTGLTAFLGLQEIGKPKAGETLLVSGAAGAVGSVVGQIGKILGLRVVGIAGTDEKGDMLKNDFGFDEVINYKTTEDMTQAIKTACPDGVDVYFDNVGGSISDSALFSINRFARLIICGAISVYNSTELPTGVSVQPFLVKNSALMQGFIVSNYAEKFPEAIKQLSEWVSKGELKYKETIVEGFENTPQAFIDLFSGKNKGKMIVKM, encoded by the coding sequence ATGAATCAGACTATATTATTAAAAAGCAGACCAGAAGGAACACCTCAATTATCAAATTTTGAGTTCCAAAAACAAGATGAAACATTACAAATTTCTGAAGGTGAATTGCTTTTAGAAACTAAGTATATCTCTGTCGATCCTTATTTAAGAGGTCGTATGAGTGATGCAAAATCATATGTGCCACCATTTCAACTAAACGAACCTATTTCTTCAGGTGTTGTTGCGAAAGTTATTGCAACTAAAAACGACAACTTTAAAGAAGGTGATTATGTTTCTGGATCTTTAGCATGGAAAACACAACAAGTATCTAGCGGTGAAGGGTTAACAAAAGTAAATGCAGACCTTGCTCCTCTTAGTGCGTATTTAGGGGTGTTAGGCATGACAGGTTTAACCGCATTTTTAGGATTACAAGAAATTGGAAAACCTAAAGCAGGAGAAACCTTATTAGTGTCTGGTGCTGCCGGTGCTGTAGGAAGTGTGGTAGGACAAATTGGAAAAATTCTAGGACTTCGTGTGGTTGGTATTGCCGGAACAGATGAAAAAGGTGACATGTTAAAGAACGATTTCGGTTTTGATGAAGTGATTAATTACAAAACTACCGAAGATATGACGCAGGCTATTAAAACAGCATGTCCAGATGGTGTAGATGTGTATTTTGACAATGTTGGTGGATCAATTTCAGACAGTGCATTGTTTAGTATTAACAGATTTGCGCGATTAATTATTTGTGGTGCAATATCGGTTTACAACAGTACAGAACTTCCAACCGGAGTTAGTGTTCAACCTTTTTTAGTGAAAAACAGTGCATTAATGCAAGGTTTTATTGTTTCTAATTATGCTGAAAAATTCCCTGAAGCGATTAAGCAACTTTCGGAATGGGTTAGTAAAGGCGAATTGAAATATAAAGAAACTATAGTGGAAGGTTTTGAAAATACTCCACAAGCATTCATTGATTTATTCAGCGGAAAGAATAAAGGAAAAATGATTGTAAAAATGTAA
- a CDS encoding sugar kinase — MNKIVTFGEVLMRLSPLGNKKMKQTNLLEYYFGGTEINVGISLANFGNKVKHISCISDDFIGETAIGYLRQYNVDTRDIYRTHRPMGMYFLEVGAVMRPSTIAYNRSNSAFSGVTPDMVDWDKALNKCNWFHWTGITPGLSQGAYDTLKAGLIAAKAKGITVSSDPTYRSGLWKYGVDAKDAIQDLMQYVNIFNGGIDEINGILGTDYGYDNEDFISASKELIEKYPNIEKVFDKIRISINASWQKIKGRMWNGIEFKETNAIEITHIVDRIGTGDAFAAGLIYGLLNFDDYKAMEFASAACALKHTFPGDINYATVKDVEHLLSGNTGGRVNR, encoded by the coding sequence ATGAATAAAATAGTAACCTTTGGCGAAGTCTTAATGCGCCTGTCACCATTAGGCAATAAGAAGATGAAGCAAACCAATTTATTAGAGTATTACTTTGGAGGCACAGAGATTAACGTCGGAATTTCCTTGGCCAATTTCGGAAATAAAGTAAAACACATTTCCTGTATTTCAGACGATTTTATAGGCGAAACCGCCATAGGCTATTTAAGACAATACAATGTAGATACCCGCGATATTTATCGAACACACCGCCCAATGGGCATGTATTTTCTAGAAGTGGGTGCGGTTATGCGCCCGAGTACCATAGCCTATAACCGTTCTAATTCTGCGTTTTCTGGGGTGACTCCAGATATGGTTGATTGGGATAAAGCCTTGAATAAATGCAACTGGTTTCATTGGACGGGAATTACACCCGGATTATCGCAAGGCGCGTACGATACCTTAAAAGCAGGTTTAATTGCCGCCAAAGCCAAAGGGATAACTGTGTCTTCAGATCCGACATACCGAAGCGGATTATGGAAATATGGTGTAGATGCCAAAGATGCCATTCAAGATTTAATGCAGTACGTAAATATCTTTAATGGTGGTATAGACGAAATTAACGGCATACTAGGAACAGATTATGGTTACGATAACGAAGATTTTATTTCAGCCAGTAAAGAACTGATAGAAAAGTATCCGAATATTGAAAAGGTATTCGATAAGATTAGAATCTCTATAAATGCCTCATGGCAGAAAATTAAAGGCCGTATGTGGAATGGTATAGAATTTAAAGAAACCAACGCCATAGAAATTACACATATTGTAGACCGTATTGGAACTGGCGATGCATTTGCTGCAGGATTAATTTACGGACTTTTAAACTTCGACGATTATAAAGCTATGGAATTTGCAAGTGCAGCCTGTGCATTAAAACATACATTTCCTGGCGATATCAATTATGCCACAGTAAAAGATGTAGAACATTTATTATCTGGAAATACTGGCGGACGAGTAAATCGTTAA
- a CDS encoding TetR/AcrR family transcriptional regulator, translating into MPVLKKSEIKRAALVKATINLVNNQGFHAAPMAKIAKMANVSPATIYLYFENKQDLINQVYKEVKAEYMTFAFETYKSDLSIEAGFELVWRRMADYKLKDIEKGFFLSQCENTPMIDAESRLEGIQNLKPLLDLWDRGISEQIIKPVSHHILYAYSIYPLAFLLNAHKRGDFKITKQHLDDAYQAAWSSIKL; encoded by the coding sequence ATGCCAGTTTTAAAAAAGAGTGAAATTAAACGTGCTGCGCTTGTAAAGGCCACCATTAATTTGGTGAACAATCAAGGGTTCCACGCTGCTCCTATGGCTAAAATTGCTAAAATGGCAAATGTCTCGCCAGCCACTATTTACCTGTATTTCGAAAATAAGCAAGACCTTATTAATCAGGTTTACAAAGAAGTGAAAGCAGAATATATGACGTTTGCTTTCGAGACTTACAAATCGGATTTATCTATCGAAGCAGGTTTTGAATTGGTTTGGAGACGGATGGCCGACTATAAATTAAAGGATATTGAAAAAGGGTTTTTCTTATCGCAATGCGAAAACACACCGATGATTGATGCGGAAAGCAGACTAGAAGGGATTCAGAATTTAAAGCCCCTACTCGACTTATGGGATCGCGGTATTTCAGAGCAAATTATAAAACCAGTATCGCATCACATATTGTATGCTTACAGTATTTACCCTTTAGCCTTTTTATTAAATGCCCACAAACGCGGGGATTTTAAAATTACAAAACAACATTTAGACGATGCGTATCAAGCCGCTTGGTCGAGTATTAAATTATAA
- a CDS encoding NAD(P)H-dependent oxidoreductase, with translation MELLDKLNWRYATKAMNGTPVSQDKIDRILEAARLAPTSSGLQPFEIIVITNQEIKEQIKPVAWNQSVVTDCSHLLVFAAWDTYTAERINEVFDLTNSVRGYENEGFENYRQMLLNTYPQKSAEENFTHAAKQAYIAFGLAIAAAAYEGVDATPMEGFDPEAVDTILGLKEKGLGSAIILPLGYRDESNDWLANQVKVRKSTEKLITVLD, from the coding sequence ATGGAATTATTAGATAAATTAAACTGGAGATATGCAACAAAAGCGATGAACGGTACACCGGTATCGCAAGATAAAATCGACCGTATTTTAGAGGCTGCGCGTTTAGCGCCAACGTCTAGCGGGTTGCAACCTTTTGAAATTATTGTAATTACCAATCAAGAAATTAAAGAACAAATTAAGCCTGTGGCTTGGAACCAATCTGTAGTTACCGACTGTTCGCATTTATTAGTTTTTGCAGCATGGGACACTTATACAGCAGAACGTATTAACGAAGTATTCGACTTAACAAACAGTGTACGTGGGTACGAAAACGAAGGGTTTGAAAATTACAGACAAATGTTATTAAATACCTATCCGCAGAAATCTGCTGAAGAGAATTTTACTCATGCTGCCAAACAAGCCTACATTGCTTTTGGATTAGCTATTGCAGCTGCTGCTTACGAGGGTGTAGATGCTACACCTATGGAAGGATTTGATCCAGAAGCTGTAGATACCATTTTAGGCTTAAAAGAAAAAGGATTAGGAAGTGCCATTATACTTCCGCTTGGTTACAGAGACGAAAGTAACGATTGGTTAGCAAACCAAGTTAAAGTAAGAAAAAGTACAGAAAAATTAATAACCGTATTAGACTAA
- a CDS encoding ATP-binding protein, translating into MSNISPFNHTHFIGYINQVTPQFVKIHFPSSVLMKSFSFYGEQLKGGLVGNYVVIEGEQFGFLGKILELNLPEKERLELSEKSFNTKEFHPTGKIEILLSFEIFNPSKIDKGLNSLPVIGAKVFICSSEFIKNYFKGFGVKEEHKKDAPTIDFGYLTYDKSTTVELSQQALFGRHCAIVGTTGGGKSYTISKLIEGVVNNQTKTIIIDSTGEYSKFDKESFSEKSSKLSIDSFFHYTNLAISDLFVLLRPSGQVQSPKLLEAIKSLKILRILKTHVDNDFIIEVDRNTYSIKIDGQLREHIIIKDDTIFKSMQLMRPFNRVYNQFIDEIESIKSDFDIKSLSNQIVNECIYDVDFDDKKKWGRRNDNHLNNCVSLILRINNLVHNSKFESLFGFNKQKNDKGELIETINNFINTDKNLLRINFEFVGFDFQAREILSNAIGKYLLEEARSIRFKDNPLIFFIDEAHQFLNKKVKDEYFESTDLNSIDSIAKECRKYGLFLCIATQMPRDIPNGTLSQMGTFISHRLINYQDKEAVANACSTASRDTLAFLPVLGAGEAILMGVDFPMPVILKVKMPLITPNSSTPLFKSSKVKLNVIKPEEEEKVKIT; encoded by the coding sequence ATGTCTAATATAAGTCCGTTTAATCACACTCATTTTATAGGATATATAAATCAAGTTACACCTCAGTTTGTAAAGATTCATTTCCCTTCTTCAGTACTTATGAAATCATTCTCTTTTTATGGAGAGCAATTAAAAGGAGGATTAGTCGGTAACTACGTAGTAATTGAGGGAGAGCAATTTGGTTTTTTAGGGAAAATTCTAGAATTAAATTTACCAGAAAAAGAACGTTTAGAATTAAGTGAAAAATCTTTTAATACTAAAGAGTTTCATCCTACAGGAAAGATTGAAATATTATTATCATTTGAGATATTCAATCCCTCAAAAATCGATAAAGGTTTGAATTCATTACCTGTAATAGGAGCTAAAGTATTTATTTGTTCATCTGAATTTATTAAAAATTATTTTAAAGGTTTTGGAGTTAAAGAAGAGCATAAAAAAGATGCTCCAACAATTGATTTTGGTTATTTAACCTATGATAAATCTACTACGGTAGAGCTTTCACAACAAGCACTATTTGGAAGGCATTGTGCGATAGTTGGAACTACTGGAGGTGGAAAAAGTTATACTATAAGTAAATTAATAGAAGGAGTTGTAAATAATCAAACAAAAACAATAATAATAGATTCTACGGGTGAGTATAGCAAGTTTGATAAAGAGAGTTTTTCTGAGAAGTCATCCAAATTATCTATAGATTCATTTTTCCATTATACTAATTTGGCTATAAGTGATTTGTTTGTTTTGTTAAGGCCTTCTGGACAGGTTCAATCACCTAAATTATTGGAAGCTATTAAATCATTAAAAATTCTTCGGATTTTAAAAACACACGTTGATAATGATTTTATTATTGAAGTAGATAGAAATACTTATTCAATAAAAATAGATGGTCAATTAAGAGAACATATAATAATAAAGGATGATACTATTTTTAAGTCTATGCAATTAATGAGACCTTTTAATAGAGTTTATAATCAGTTTATAGATGAAATAGAAAGTATTAAATCAGATTTTGATATAAAATCTTTGTCAAATCAAATTGTTAATGAATGTATTTATGATGTTGATTTTGACGACAAAAAGAAATGGGGAAGACGCAATGACAACCATCTAAACAATTGTGTTAGCCTTATTTTAAGAATAAATAATCTTGTCCATAATTCTAAATTCGAGTCATTATTTGGTTTTAATAAGCAAAAAAATGATAAAGGAGAATTAATAGAAACAATAAATAATTTTATAAATACAGACAAAAATTTATTAAGAATTAATTTTGAATTTGTTGGTTTTGATTTTCAAGCTAGAGAAATTTTATCAAATGCAATAGGCAAGTATTTATTAGAAGAAGCTAGATCTATTAGGTTTAAAGATAATCCTTTAATCTTTTTTATAGATGAAGCTCATCAGTTTTTAAATAAAAAGGTTAAAGATGAATATTTTGAATCAACAGACTTAAATTCAATAGATAGTATTGCCAAAGAATGTAGAAAATATGGTTTGTTTTTATGTATAGCAACTCAAATGCCAAGAGACATTCCGAATGGAACATTAAGCCAAATGGGAACATTTATTTCTCATAGATTAATCAATTATCAAGATAAGGAAGCTGTTGCAAATGCTTGTTCAACAGCAAGTAGAGATACTTTAGCTTTTCTACCTGTTTTAGGAGCTGGTGAAGCAATTTTAATGGGAGTAGATTTTCCAATGCCAGTAATTCTAAAAGTTAAAATGCCACTAATAACACCAAATTCAAGTACTCCTTTATTTAAATCTTCAAAAGTTAAATTGAATGTAATAAAACCAGAAGAAGAAGAAAAAGTAAAGATTACCTAA
- a CDS encoding DEAD/DEAH box helicase: MASFKHLGVAPEFIQALKELGIKHPSEIQEKAIPVLLKTKTDFIGLAQTGTGKTAAFGLPMLQNIDPKLSHVQTLILAPTRELVQQIKKQLFKFTKYGESKIFVEGVYGGEKIDIQIQNLKRTTHVIVATPGRLNDLLDRKIIDIRKVNTVILDEADEMLSMGFKDALTKILDHTPKSKNTWLFSATIPSGIQQIIEHYMSPQAVRVVINKNELVNANISHTYITTTIDQKQNVILSLLEARPDDRGIIFCRTKAGTKTLTEFLKEEGFSVEALEGDMQQRDREKVMRAFKKGNLQVLISTDVSARGIDVSDLAFVLHHQLPEHIEYYTHRSGRTARAGKTGQSIALILGSELKRIHEMNKELGIKFKEISI, translated from the coding sequence ATGGCATCATTTAAACACTTAGGTGTAGCACCTGAATTTATACAAGCTTTAAAAGAATTAGGAATAAAACATCCGTCTGAAATTCAAGAAAAAGCAATTCCCGTTTTATTAAAAACGAAAACAGATTTTATTGGTTTAGCACAAACAGGAACAGGAAAAACGGCAGCTTTCGGATTGCCAATGCTTCAAAACATTGACCCGAAATTAAGCCACGTACAAACTTTAATTTTAGCGCCAACACGTGAACTGGTTCAACAAATAAAAAAGCAATTGTTTAAATTCACGAAATACGGTGAATCTAAAATCTTTGTTGAAGGCGTTTACGGTGGTGAAAAAATAGATATTCAAATACAGAATTTAAAACGTACAACACATGTTATTGTGGCTACTCCTGGACGTTTAAACGATTTATTAGATCGTAAAATTATCGATATTAGAAAAGTGAATACCGTGATTTTAGATGAAGCTGATGAAATGCTTAGTATGGGGTTTAAAGATGCACTGACTAAAATCTTAGACCATACTCCAAAATCTAAAAACACTTGGCTGTTTTCGGCAACGATTCCTTCAGGGATTCAGCAAATTATAGAACATTATATGTCGCCACAAGCAGTTCGCGTGGTAATAAATAAGAATGAACTTGTAAATGCAAATATTTCGCATACCTATATTACAACCACTATAGATCAAAAGCAGAATGTAATTCTGAGTCTTTTAGAAGCACGACCAGATGACCGTGGTATTATATTTTGTAGAACCAAAGCTGGAACAAAAACATTAACCGAATTCTTAAAAGAAGAAGGATTTTCTGTTGAAGCTTTAGAAGGCGATATGCAACAACGTGATCGTGAAAAAGTGATGCGTGCCTTTAAAAAAGGAAATTTACAAGTCTTAATTTCTACAGATGTATCTGCAAGAGGAATAGATGTTAGCGATTTAGCTTTTGTATTACATCATCAACTACCAGAACACATTGAATATTACACACACCGCAGCGGACGTACAGCACGTGCTGGAAAAACAGGGCAATCTATTGCTTTAATTTTAGGTAGTGAATTAAAACGTATTCACGAAATGAATAAAGAATTGGGAATTAAGTTTAAAGAGATTTCTATATAA